From Streptomyces sp. NBC_01754, a single genomic window includes:
- the uraH gene encoding hydroxyisourate hydrolase translates to MSTDTTASVSTHVLDTSIGRPAEAVTVSLAARSGGDERYVTLGAAPTDKDGRCQALPALPEGTTHVRLVFDTESYFTVKKQAEAQQDAPRVRDSGAFFPEVAIAFAVIPGEHYHVPLLLNPFGYSVYRGS, encoded by the coding sequence TTGAGCACCGACACCACCGCATCGGTGTCCACCCATGTCCTGGACACCAGCATCGGCCGGCCCGCCGAAGCCGTCACCGTCTCCCTGGCCGCCCGCAGCGGCGGCGACGAGCGGTATGTGACGCTCGGCGCGGCGCCGACCGACAAGGACGGGCGCTGCCAGGCACTGCCGGCCCTGCCGGAAGGAACCACCCATGTGCGGCTCGTGTTCGACACCGAGTCGTACTTCACCGTCAAGAAGCAAGCCGAGGCGCAGCAGGACGCCCCCCGCGTAAGGGACAGCGGCGCGTTCTTCCCGGAGGTGGCGATCGCGTTCGCCGTCATCCCCGGCGAGCATTATCACGTACCGCTGCTGCTCAACCCGTTCGGCTACTCCGTTTACCGAGGGAGCTAG
- a CDS encoding helix-turn-helix domain-containing protein: MTEPVDHPLVVAVKPLVDAMGAELLGPDQAEADDVVLAWEGEVVLAVRLPRLSDSLDRILAAMERRYGMPLAELDRRTKQGVVRTLEARGAFSVRHGVETVAGALGVSRFTIYNYLNRELAARGE; this comes from the coding sequence GTGACCGAACCGGTGGACCATCCCCTCGTCGTCGCGGTGAAGCCGCTCGTCGACGCCATGGGGGCCGAACTGCTCGGCCCCGACCAGGCGGAGGCCGACGACGTGGTGCTCGCCTGGGAGGGGGAGGTGGTGCTGGCCGTGCGGCTTCCGCGGCTCTCCGACTCGCTCGACCGCATCCTGGCCGCGATGGAGCGGCGGTACGGCATGCCGCTCGCCGAGCTGGACCGCAGGACCAAGCAGGGGGTGGTGCGGACGCTCGAGGCGCGCGGCGCCTTCTCCGTCCGGCACGGGGTGGAGACCGTGGCCGGCGCCCTCGGCGTCAGCCGCTTCACCATTTACAACTACCTGAACCGGGAACTCGCCGCCAGGGGCGAGTGA
- a CDS encoding TIM barrel protein, giving the protein MGYPDQRFDVNLSILFTELPLLERPAAAAAAGFTAVELWWPWIETPTPPQAELDALRKALDDAGTQLVGLNFYAGRLPGPDRGALSLPGAESDRFRANIEVATTFAAATGCRALNALYGNRVAGVDPAVQDELALENLVSAARAAHGIGADLLIEALNGPESPHYPLLSAPAAIEVVDAVDEATGLGNAKFLLDLYHLSMNGEDLSQVIKAYAARTGHVQIADNPGRGAPGTGSLPLERLLDELADAGYTGRIGLEYKPGDRPSAESFGWLRS; this is encoded by the coding sequence ATGGGATACCCGGACCAGCGCTTCGATGTGAACCTTTCGATCCTCTTCACGGAACTGCCGCTCCTCGAGCGCCCCGCGGCCGCCGCTGCGGCCGGTTTCACGGCGGTCGAGCTGTGGTGGCCCTGGATCGAGACCCCCACCCCGCCGCAGGCGGAGCTCGACGCCCTGAGGAAGGCGCTCGACGACGCCGGCACGCAACTGGTGGGACTGAACTTCTACGCCGGACGGCTGCCCGGCCCGGATCGCGGAGCGCTCTCACTGCCGGGCGCGGAGTCGGACCGGTTCCGGGCCAACATCGAGGTGGCGACCACCTTCGCCGCCGCCACCGGCTGCCGGGCGCTCAACGCGCTCTACGGCAACCGCGTGGCCGGCGTCGACCCCGCCGTACAGGACGAACTCGCCCTGGAGAACCTGGTGTCGGCGGCTCGCGCCGCTCACGGCATCGGGGCGGACCTCCTGATCGAGGCGCTCAACGGACCGGAGTCTCCGCACTATCCGCTGCTGAGCGCACCGGCGGCGATCGAGGTCGTCGACGCGGTCGACGAGGCCACCGGCCTGGGCAACGCGAAGTTCCTGCTGGACCTGTACCACCTGTCCATGAACGGCGAGGACCTCAGCCAGGTCATCAAGGCGTACGCCGCCAGGACCGGCCACGTACAGATCGCCGACAACCCGGGGCGCGGCGCGCCCGGCACCGGCTCACTGCCGCTGGAGCGGCTCCTGGACGAACTGGCCGACGCCGGTTACACGGGCCGGATCGGCCTGGAGTACAAGCCGGGCGACCGGCCGAGCGCCGAGTCCTTCGGCTGGCTCCGGAGCTAG
- a CDS encoding catalase → MSQRVLTTESGAPVADNQNSATAGAGGPLLIQDQHLLEKLARFNRERVPERVVHARGSGAYGYFEVTDDVTGWTRADFLSGVGRRTETFIRFSTVADSLGGADAVRDPRGFALKFYTDEGNYDLVGNNTPVFFVKDPVKFPDFIHSQKRDPFTGRQEPDNVWDFWAHSPEATHQVTWLMGDRGIPASYRHMNGYGSHTYQWTNAQGEAFFVKYHFKTNQGVRSLDSGRAAELVGQDAASHQTDLLQAVERGMYPSWTLYVQVMPAAEATGYRFNPFDVTKVWPHADYPLNRVGRLVLDRNPDNVFAEVEQAAFSPNNFVPGIGPSPDKMLQGRLFAYADAQRYRLGVNHTQLPVNAPKAPVVDNYGRDGLHATRYGSRQDKNYEPNSYAGPAQTGTPPTAPLAVQGWTGTHEAPAHTKDDDFFQAGELYRLMSADEKDRLIANIAGGLSQVTRDDVIEKNLAHFHAADPGYGSRVEEAVRALHED, encoded by the coding sequence ATGTCCCAGCGTGTGCTCACCACCGAGTCAGGCGCTCCGGTCGCCGACAACCAGAACTCCGCCACGGCCGGTGCCGGCGGGCCCCTCCTGATCCAGGACCAGCACCTGCTGGAGAAGCTGGCCCGCTTCAACCGTGAGCGCGTCCCGGAGCGCGTCGTGCACGCCCGCGGCTCCGGCGCGTACGGCTACTTCGAGGTGACGGACGACGTCACCGGCTGGACGCGCGCCGACTTCCTGTCCGGAGTGGGCCGGCGCACCGAGACGTTCATCCGCTTCTCGACCGTCGCCGACTCCCTCGGTGGCGCCGACGCCGTGCGCGACCCCCGCGGATTCGCCCTCAAGTTCTACACGGACGAGGGAAACTACGATCTGGTCGGCAACAACACGCCGGTCTTCTTCGTCAAGGACCCGGTGAAGTTCCCCGACTTCATCCACTCCCAGAAGCGCGACCCGTTCACGGGCCGTCAGGAGCCCGACAACGTCTGGGACTTCTGGGCCCATTCCCCCGAGGCCACGCACCAGGTCACCTGGCTGATGGGCGACCGGGGTATCCCCGCCTCCTACCGCCACATGAACGGCTACGGCTCGCACACCTACCAGTGGACGAACGCCCAGGGCGAGGCCTTCTTCGTCAAGTACCACTTCAAGACCAACCAGGGCGTACGGTCCCTGGACTCGGGCCGGGCCGCCGAGCTCGTCGGCCAGGACGCCGCCTCGCACCAGACGGACCTGCTCCAGGCCGTCGAGCGCGGGATGTACCCCTCCTGGACCCTGTACGTCCAGGTCATGCCGGCCGCCGAGGCCACGGGGTACCGCTTCAACCCGTTCGACGTCACCAAGGTGTGGCCGCACGCGGACTACCCGCTGAACCGGGTGGGCCGCCTCGTCCTGGACCGCAACCCGGACAACGTGTTCGCCGAGGTCGAGCAGGCGGCGTTCTCGCCGAACAACTTCGTGCCCGGCATCGGCCCCTCCCCGGACAAGATGCTCCAGGGCCGGCTGTTCGCGTACGCCGACGCGCAGCGCTACCGGCTGGGCGTCAACCACACCCAGCTCCCGGTCAACGCGCCGAAGGCGCCCGTCGTCGACAACTACGGGCGCGACGGTCTGCACGCCACCCGGTACGGCTCGCGCCAGGACAAGAACTACGAGCCCAACTCATACGCCGGGCCCGCCCAGACCGGCACGCCGCCGACCGCCCCGCTGGCCGTACAGGGCTGGACAGGGACGCACGAGGCGCCCGCGCACACCAAGGACGACGACTTCTTCCAGGCGGGCGAGCTCTACCGGCTGATGTCGGCCGACGAGAAGGACCGCCTGATCGCCAACATCGCCGGCGGCCTCTCGCAGGTCACCCGCGACGACGTGATCGAGAAGAACCTCGCCCACTTCCACGCCGCCGACCCCGGGTACGGCTCGCGCGTGGAGGAGGCCGTCCGCGCCCTGCACGAGGACTGA
- the gcl gene encoding glyoxylate carboligase, producing MPRMTAARAAVEILKREGVSNAFGVPGAAINPFYAALEAAGGVHHTLARHVEGASHMAEGYTRAAAGNIGVCVGTSGPAGTDMITGLYSAIADSVPILCITGQAPTAVLHKEDFQAVDIASIAAPVTKAATTVLEAAQVPGVFQQAFHLMRTGRPGPVLIDLPIDVQLTEIEFDPELYEPLPVHKPAASRRQIERALDMLEASERPLIVAGGGIINADASALLVQFAELAGVPVVPTLMGWGTLPDDHALNAGMVGLQTSHRYGNANFLASDFVLGIGNRWANRHTGRLDVYTEGRTFVHIDVEPTQLGKIFAPDLGIASDAGAALELFVEVARERKAAGRLKDRAEWAASTQERRAALQRRTHFADVPLKPQRVYEEMNRAFGPETRYVTTIGLSQIAGAQMLHVYRPRHWINCGQAGPLGWTIPAALGVATADPDGSVVALSGDYDFQFMLEELAVGAQHRIPYVHVLVNNSYLGLIRQAQRNFDIDFQVNLEFENLNSPELGVYGVDHVKVVEGLGCKALRVTEPEGLLPAFEEAKKLAAEHRVPVVVEAILERVTNISMSGTDIASVNEFEDLATEPGHAPTAIRPLAV from the coding sequence ATGCCCCGTATGACCGCTGCCCGCGCGGCAGTCGAGATCCTCAAGCGCGAAGGCGTCAGCAACGCCTTCGGTGTGCCCGGTGCCGCGATCAATCCGTTCTACGCGGCGCTCGAGGCGGCCGGCGGGGTGCACCACACCCTCGCCCGCCATGTCGAGGGCGCCTCCCACATGGCCGAGGGCTACACCCGCGCCGCGGCCGGGAACATCGGCGTCTGCGTCGGCACGTCCGGCCCGGCCGGCACCGACATGATCACCGGTCTGTACTCCGCCATCGCCGACTCCGTCCCGATCCTCTGCATCACCGGCCAGGCCCCGACGGCCGTGCTCCACAAGGAGGACTTCCAGGCCGTCGACATCGCGTCGATCGCCGCCCCGGTGACCAAGGCCGCCACCACCGTCCTGGAGGCCGCCCAGGTCCCCGGTGTCTTCCAGCAGGCCTTCCACCTCATGCGCACCGGCCGGCCCGGGCCGGTCCTCATCGACCTGCCGATCGACGTGCAGCTGACCGAGATCGAGTTCGACCCCGAGCTGTACGAGCCGCTGCCGGTGCACAAGCCCGCGGCGAGCCGCAGGCAGATCGAGCGCGCGCTGGACATGCTGGAGGCCTCCGAACGTCCGCTGATCGTCGCCGGTGGCGGCATCATCAACGCCGACGCGTCCGCGCTGCTGGTGCAGTTCGCCGAGCTGGCCGGTGTCCCGGTCGTCCCCACCCTCATGGGGTGGGGCACCCTCCCGGACGACCACGCGCTCAACGCGGGCATGGTCGGCCTCCAGACCTCGCACCGCTACGGCAACGCGAACTTCCTGGCGTCCGACTTCGTCCTCGGCATCGGCAACCGCTGGGCCAACCGCCACACCGGCAGGCTGGACGTCTACACCGAGGGCCGCACCTTCGTCCACATCGACGTCGAACCCACCCAGCTGGGCAAGATCTTCGCCCCGGACCTCGGCATCGCCTCCGACGCCGGGGCCGCGCTGGAACTCTTCGTCGAGGTCGCGCGCGAACGGAAGGCGGCGGGCCGGCTGAAGGACCGCGCGGAATGGGCGGCGTCCACCCAGGAGCGTCGGGCGGCCCTCCAGCGCCGTACGCACTTCGCGGACGTGCCGCTGAAGCCGCAGCGCGTCTACGAGGAGATGAACCGCGCCTTCGGCCCGGAGACCCGGTACGTCACCACCATCGGCCTCTCCCAGATCGCGGGAGCGCAGATGCTGCACGTCTACCGGCCGCGCCACTGGATCAACTGCGGCCAGGCGGGCCCGCTGGGCTGGACCATCCCGGCCGCGCTCGGCGTCGCCACGGCCGACCCGGACGGTTCGGTCGTCGCGCTCTCCGGCGACTACGACTTCCAGTTCATGCTGGAGGAGCTGGCCGTCGGCGCGCAGCACCGCATCCCCTATGTGCACGTGCTGGTGAACAACTCCTACCTGGGGCTCATCCGGCAGGCGCAGCGCAACTTCGACATCGACTTCCAGGTCAACCTCGAGTTCGAGAACCTCAACTCCCCGGAGCTGGGCGTCTACGGCGTGGACCACGTCAAGGTCGTCGAGGGCCTGGGCTGCAAGGCCCTCCGGGTCACCGAACCGGAGGGACTGCTGCCGGCGTTCGAGGAGGCGAAGAAGCTGGCGGCGGAGCACCGGGTGCCGGTCGTCGTGGAGGCGATCCTGGAGCGGGTCACGAACATCTCGATGAGCGGGACGGACATCGCCTCGGTCAACGAGTTCGAGGACCTGGCGACCGAACCGGGCCACGCGCCGACGGCGATCCGGCCGCTGGCGGTCTGA
- a CDS encoding 2-hydroxy-3-oxopropionate reductase, translating into MSSNLPKVAWIGLGIMGSPMSENLVKAGYHVTGHTLEQAKVDRLVAAGGEGAASVAEAVRDADVVVTMVPASPQVEAIAYGPDGILENARRGALLIDMSSITPQTSVDLAAKAKDKGIRVLDAPVSGGEAGAVEAVLSIMVGGEQTDFDAARPLLEALGRTIVLCGPHGSGQTVKAANQLIVAVNIQACAEAVVFLEKSGVDLTAALDVLNGGLAGSTVLTRKKDNFLKRDFAPGFRIDLHHKDMGIVTDAARTVGAALPVGAVVAQLVASLRAQGDGGLDHSALLRSVERLSGSQV; encoded by the coding sequence ATGAGCAGCAACCTCCCCAAGGTCGCCTGGATCGGGCTCGGCATCATGGGCTCGCCCATGTCGGAGAACCTGGTCAAGGCCGGGTACCACGTCACCGGTCACACCCTGGAGCAGGCCAAGGTCGACCGGCTGGTGGCGGCGGGCGGCGAGGGGGCCGCCTCGGTCGCCGAGGCCGTGCGCGACGCCGACGTCGTCGTCACCATGGTCCCCGCCTCCCCGCAGGTCGAGGCGATCGCCTACGGCCCCGACGGCATCCTGGAGAACGCCAGGCGCGGCGCGCTGCTGATCGACATGTCCTCGATCACACCGCAGACCTCCGTGGACCTCGCCGCGAAGGCGAAGGACAAGGGCATCCGGGTGCTGGACGCCCCGGTCTCCGGCGGCGAGGCCGGCGCCGTCGAGGCGGTGCTCTCCATCATGGTCGGCGGCGAGCAGACCGACTTCGACGCCGCCCGCCCGCTGCTGGAGGCGCTCGGCAGGACGATCGTGCTGTGCGGCCCGCACGGCTCCGGCCAGACGGTCAAGGCCGCCAACCAGCTCATCGTCGCGGTCAACATCCAGGCGTGCGCCGAGGCCGTCGTCTTCCTGGAGAAGTCCGGGGTCGACCTGACCGCCGCGCTCGACGTCCTCAACGGCGGCCTGGCCGGATCGACGGTCCTGACCCGGAAGAAGGACAACTTCCTGAAGCGGGACTTCGCCCCCGGCTTCCGGATCGACCTGCACCACAAGGACATGGGGATCGTCACGGACGCCGCCCGCACCGTCGGTGCCGCGCTGCCCGTCGGCGCGGTCGTGGCCCAGTTGGTCGCCTCGCTGCGCGCCCAGGGCGACGGCGGACTGGACCACTCGGCGCTGCTGCGCTCGGTCGAGCGCCTCTCCGGTTCCCAGGTCTGA
- the uraD gene encoding 2-oxo-4-hydroxy-4-carboxy-5-ureidoimidazoline decarboxylase, producing MTTSSTPGLARFNTQAAPEAAAALHEVCASERWGNLLLNRRPYATLQALLLASDAATAELSGKDLAEAMAGHPPIGRPEPGDPTSAREQRGMEGASEELRAEMLELNLAYQERFGHVFLICATGATGEQMRDAVTARITNSPDREREFVRTELGKINRIRLTRLVQDP from the coding sequence GTGACTACGAGCTCCACACCGGGCCTCGCCCGGTTCAACACCCAGGCCGCCCCGGAGGCCGCCGCCGCGCTGCACGAGGTGTGTGCGAGCGAACGGTGGGGGAACCTCCTCCTGAACCGACGGCCCTATGCCACCCTCCAGGCACTCCTCCTCGCGAGCGACGCCGCCACGGCGGAGCTCTCCGGGAAGGATCTGGCCGAGGCGATGGCCGGGCACCCGCCGATCGGCCGCCCCGAGCCCGGGGATCCGACGTCGGCCCGTGAACAGCGGGGGATGGAAGGCGCTTCCGAAGAGCTCAGGGCCGAGATGCTCGAGCTCAACCTCGCCTACCAGGAACGGTTCGGACACGTCTTCCTGATCTGCGCCACCGGAGCCACCGGTGAGCAGATGCGCGACGCGGTGACGGCCCGTATCACCAACTCGCCCGACCGGGAACGCGAGTTCGTGCGCACCGAACTCGGCAAGATCAACCGCATCCGGCTGACCCGCCTCGTACAGGACCCCTGA
- a CDS encoding nucleobase:cation symporter-2 family protein yields the protein MAATPRFRKDAVADQKTPADQNTPAEQNTPAERSTTPEPDPAAEPGTAADQDGTPAEAGRKHPVDETLPPLRMFTSGLQHVAAMYAGVVAPPMIVGPAVGLTAKETAFLMGASLFTAGVATLLQTLGFWRIGARLPFVNGVSFAGVTPMIAIGKDRGHEGIAVIFGAIIVASVLGFVLAPYFCKLVRFFPPVVTGTVITLIGVSLLPVAFNWTQGGNAAAADYGSTTNITMAAVTLVIVLALRKLLRGFLQQIAILLGLVIGTLIAIPVGITDFGALGDAGLVGFPTPFHFGAPQFEIAAIVSMCIVMLVCMTESTADMLALGKIVGRPADERTIEGGLRADTLGSALSPFFNGFMCSAFAQNIGLVAMTKVRSRFVVAAGGVILVVLGLVPVAASVIALVPLPVLGGAGIVLFGSVAASGIQTLAAAALEKGENALIVAAAVGVGLIPIAAPDFYHAFPEDLLVVLDSGISTGCVVAILLNLAFNHLGRAPDQESSEPPHTIADEVPREPMAVPVTR from the coding sequence GTGGCAGCTACGCCCAGGTTTCGCAAGGACGCAGTCGCAGACCAGAAGACCCCCGCCGACCAGAACACCCCCGCAGAGCAGAACACCCCCGCAGAGCGGAGCACCACCCCGGAACCGGATCCCGCCGCGGAACCGGGGACAGCCGCGGATCAGGACGGCACCCCCGCGGAGGCGGGCCGGAAACATCCGGTCGACGAGACACTCCCGCCCCTGAGGATGTTCACCAGCGGCCTCCAGCACGTGGCCGCCATGTACGCCGGTGTCGTCGCCCCGCCGATGATCGTGGGCCCCGCCGTGGGGCTGACCGCCAAGGAGACCGCCTTCCTGATGGGGGCGAGCCTGTTCACCGCGGGGGTGGCCACCCTGCTCCAGACGCTGGGCTTCTGGCGCATAGGCGCCCGGCTTCCGTTCGTCAACGGCGTCTCCTTCGCCGGTGTCACCCCGATGATCGCGATCGGCAAGGACCGCGGACACGAGGGCATCGCCGTCATCTTCGGCGCGATCATCGTCGCCAGCGTCCTCGGCTTCGTCCTCGCCCCGTACTTCTGCAAACTCGTACGGTTCTTCCCACCCGTGGTGACCGGGACCGTCATCACCCTCATCGGGGTCTCGCTCCTGCCGGTCGCCTTCAACTGGACCCAGGGCGGCAACGCGGCCGCCGCCGACTACGGCTCGACGACCAACATCACGATGGCCGCCGTCACCCTCGTGATCGTGCTCGCCCTGCGCAAACTGCTGCGCGGTTTCCTCCAGCAGATCGCGATCCTGCTGGGACTGGTCATCGGAACCCTGATAGCGATACCCGTCGGCATCACCGACTTCGGGGCACTCGGCGACGCCGGTCTGGTCGGCTTCCCGACCCCCTTCCACTTCGGCGCCCCGCAGTTCGAGATCGCCGCGATCGTCTCGATGTGCATCGTGATGCTGGTCTGCATGACCGAGTCCACCGCCGACATGCTGGCCCTCGGCAAGATCGTCGGCCGGCCCGCCGACGAACGGACCATCGAGGGCGGGCTGCGCGCCGACACCCTCGGCAGCGCGCTCAGCCCGTTCTTCAACGGCTTCATGTGCAGCGCCTTCGCCCAGAACATCGGGCTGGTCGCGATGACCAAGGTGCGCAGCCGGTTCGTCGTCGCCGCCGGCGGCGTGATCCTCGTGGTGCTCGGCCTCGTCCCCGTCGCCGCGTCCGTCATCGCGCTGGTCCCGCTGCCGGTGCTCGGCGGCGCGGGAATCGTCCTGTTCGGCTCGGTCGCGGCGAGCGGTATCCAGACGCTGGCGGCCGCGGCCCTGGAGAAGGGGGAGAACGCGCTGATCGTCGCGGCGGCCGTCGGCGTCGGCCTCATACCGATCGCCGCCCCGGACTTCTACCACGCCTTCCCCGAGGATCTGCTCGTCGTCCTGGACTCGGGCATCTCCACGGGCTGTGTGGTGGCGATCCTGCTCAACCTGGCCTTCAACCACCTGGGCCGCGCACCGGACCAGGAGAGCTCCGAGCCCCCGCACACGATCGCCGACGAGGTGCCCAGGGAACCGATGGCCGTGCCCGTGACGCGCTGA
- a CDS encoding GNAT family N-acetyltransferase: MRIRPARRAELPLLQDIERAAGEPFRTFGMHTIADDEPPPLDVLEDYTRAGRCWVAAEEPDDHPVGYLLADRVDGAAHIEQVSVDPKAARRGVGRALIERLADWAEVQGLDSLTLTTFTGVPWNAPYYERIGFRTLAAGEVGEELREIRNQEAEHGLDRWPRVCMRRRLPPHPGA; this comes from the coding sequence ATGCGCATACGCCCCGCCCGCCGCGCCGAACTCCCGCTGCTCCAGGACATCGAACGCGCCGCCGGCGAGCCCTTCCGGACATTCGGCATGCACACGATCGCCGACGACGAGCCCCCGCCGCTCGACGTACTGGAGGACTACACCCGCGCCGGCCGCTGCTGGGTGGCGGCCGAGGAACCCGACGACCACCCGGTCGGCTATCTGCTCGCGGACCGGGTGGACGGGGCGGCCCACATCGAACAGGTGTCGGTGGATCCCAAGGCCGCCCGCCGGGGCGTGGGACGCGCGCTCATCGAGCGTCTCGCCGACTGGGCGGAGGTGCAGGGGCTGGACTCCCTCACCCTCACCACCTTCACCGGAGTCCCGTGGAACGCCCCGTACTACGAGCGCATCGGATTCCGGACACTGGCGGCGGGCGAAGTCGGCGAAGAACTGCGGGAGATCAGGAACCAGGAGGCAGAACACGGCCTGGACCGGTGGCCACGCGTCTGCATGCGCCGCAGGCTTCCTCCTCACCCCGGGGCATGA
- the pucL gene encoding factor-independent urate hydroxylase, giving the protein MPTILGQNQYGKAENRVVRITRDGDTHHIKDLNVSVALSGAMDDVHYSGSNANVLPTDTTKNTVFAFAKEHGIESAEQFGIHLARHFVTTQEAIEVARIRIEEYAWERIATSDGNSRFIGADEVRHSFVRKGQELRTTQVTYDGEKWEVVSGLKDLTVLNSTNSEFWGYAKDKYTTLKETYDRILATDVSARWRYNWTDDGQRVPNWEKSYQQTRGHMLEAFAETYSLSLQQTLYQMGSRIINSRTEIDEIRFSLPNNHHFLVDLEPFGLTNENEVYFAADRPYGLIEATVLRDGVEPRIPVDLTNL; this is encoded by the coding sequence ATGCCCACGATTCTCGGCCAGAACCAGTACGGCAAAGCAGAGAACCGCGTCGTCAGGATCACGCGGGACGGCGACACCCACCACATCAAGGACCTCAACGTATCGGTCGCCCTCTCCGGCGCCATGGACGACGTCCACTACTCCGGCTCCAACGCCAACGTCCTGCCGACCGACACCACCAAGAACACGGTGTTCGCCTTCGCCAAGGAACACGGCATCGAATCCGCCGAGCAGTTCGGCATCCACCTCGCCCGCCACTTCGTGACCACCCAGGAAGCGATCGAGGTCGCCCGGATCCGGATCGAGGAGTACGCCTGGGAGCGCATCGCGACCTCCGACGGCAACTCCCGGTTCATCGGCGCCGACGAGGTCCGGCACTCCTTCGTCCGCAAGGGCCAGGAGCTGCGCACCACCCAGGTCACCTACGACGGCGAGAAGTGGGAGGTCGTCTCCGGTCTCAAGGACCTCACCGTGCTGAACTCCACCAACTCGGAGTTCTGGGGCTACGCCAAGGACAAGTACACCACCCTCAAGGAGACGTACGACCGCATCCTGGCGACCGACGTGTCCGCCAGGTGGCGCTACAACTGGACCGACGACGGGCAGCGCGTACCGAACTGGGAGAAGTCCTACCAGCAGACGCGCGGGCACATGCTCGAAGCCTTCGCCGAGACGTACTCCCTCTCACTCCAGCAGACCCTGTACCAGATGGGTTCGCGCATCATCAACAGCCGCACCGAGATAGACGAGATCCGCTTCTCGCTGCCCAACAACCACCACTTCCTCGTGGACCTGGAGCCCTTCGGCCTCACGAACGAGAACGAGGTCTACTTCGCCGCCGACCGGCCGTACGGCCTGATCGAGGCGACCGTGCTCCGGGACGGCGTGGAACCCAGGATCCCGGTCGACCTGACCAACCTCTGA
- a CDS encoding 8-oxoguanine deaminase: MAASADPQRLVIENCSIATVDAHDTEYASGHIVVAGNRIESVGAGKAPEGLSGVVRRVDATGHLATPGLVNTHHHFYQWITRGLATDHNLFDWLVALYPTWARVDEAMVRAAAQGSLAMMVRGGVTTAMDHHYIYPRGSGDLSGAIIGSARDMGVRFTLARGSMDRGEKDGGLPPDFAVESLQDALAATEATIDAYHDASFDAMTQIAVAPCSPFSVSTELLEQGAELARRRGVRLHTHGSETREEEQFCKELFGMGPTDYFETTGWLGDDVWMAHCVHMNDSDIAAFARTGTGVAHCPSSNARLAAGIARVPDMLAAGVPVGLGVDGTASNESGELHTELRNALLVNRLGAHREKALSARQALRLGTYGGAQVLGRADQIGSLETGKLADLVLWKLDTLAHASIADPVTALVFGAAAPVTLSLVDGKPVVEDDHLTTVDEDAIARATRDEARRLAQLAAGA; encoded by the coding sequence ATGGCAGCCTCGGCAGACCCTCAGCGCCTCGTCATCGAGAACTGTTCGATCGCGACCGTCGACGCCCACGACACCGAGTACGCCTCGGGCCACATCGTCGTCGCCGGCAACCGCATCGAGTCCGTCGGCGCCGGCAAGGCCCCGGAGGGCCTCTCCGGGGTCGTGCGGCGTGTCGACGCCACCGGCCACCTCGCCACCCCGGGCCTGGTCAACACCCATCACCACTTCTACCAGTGGATCACCCGGGGCCTGGCGACCGACCACAACCTCTTCGACTGGCTCGTCGCGCTCTATCCGACGTGGGCCCGTGTCGACGAGGCGATGGTCCGCGCCGCCGCCCAGGGGTCCCTCGCGATGATGGTCCGCGGCGGTGTCACCACCGCGATGGACCACCACTACATCTACCCGCGGGGCTCCGGCGACCTCTCCGGCGCGATCATCGGCTCGGCCCGCGACATGGGCGTACGCTTCACGCTCGCCCGGGGATCCATGGACCGCGGCGAGAAGGACGGCGGGCTGCCGCCGGACTTCGCCGTCGAGTCCCTCCAGGACGCGCTCGCCGCCACCGAGGCCACGATCGACGCCTACCACGACGCCTCCTTCGACGCGATGACCCAGATCGCCGTCGCCCCCTGCTCACCCTTCTCCGTGTCCACCGAACTCCTCGAACAGGGCGCGGAACTGGCCCGGCGGCGAGGCGTACGGCTGCACACCCACGGCTCGGAGACCCGTGAGGAGGAGCAGTTCTGCAAGGAGCTGTTCGGGATGGGCCCGACCGACTACTTCGAGACGACCGGCTGGCTCGGGGACGACGTGTGGATGGCGCACTGCGTCCACATGAACGACTCCGACATCGCCGCCTTCGCCCGCACCGGCACCGGCGTCGCCCACTGCCCGTCGTCCAACGCCCGCCTCGCCGCCGGGATCGCCCGGGTCCCCGACATGCTCGCCGCCGGGGTGCCGGTCGGCCTCGGCGTCGACGGCACCGCTTCCAACGAGTCCGGCGAACTCCACACCGAACTGCGCAACGCCCTCCTGGTCAACCGCCTCGGCGCCCACCGCGAGAAGGCCCTGAGCGCCCGTCAGGCACTGCGCCTGGGGACGTACGGCGGCGCCCAGGTGCTCGGCCGCGCCGACCAGATCGGCTCCCTGGAGACCGGCAAGCTCGCCGACCTCGTCCTGTGGAAGCTGGACACCCTGGCCCACGCCTCCATCGCCGACCCGGTGACCGCGCTCGTCTTCGGAGCGGCGGCCCCCGTCACCCTCTCCCTCGTCGACGGAAAGCCGGTCGTCGAGGACGACCACCTCACCACGGTGGACGAGGACGCCATCGCCCGCGCGACCCGCGACGAGGCCCGGCGTCTGGCACAGCTCGCCGCCGGAGCCTGA